From the Candidatus Methylomirabilota bacterium genome, one window contains:
- a CDS encoding alpha/beta hydrolase, which translates to MWVRLASAALLATALVAAPTAALAAPEIIEVPTRDGVTVRVLVVAPAEAPSATVLLFPGGWGARQFGTGDGGSVRLGINFLVRSAPLFAERGLLAAAIDTPSDQPGGMTDAWRLGPQHVTDIRKVIDALQARAPGRIVLIGTSRGTLSAAAVGARLDDPRVSGVVLTSSMVEHGRGRWATVYETPLGKISAPVLIVHHREDDCRATPIGAALSLPRWLKKSPRVDFVEVSGGDPAISDSCEPLAAHGYLGREAQVIQVIADWIAGRPVPKQVR; encoded by the coding sequence ATGTGGGTCCGCCTGGCCTCAGCTGCCCTCCTGGCGACGGCGCTGGTGGCGGCGCCGACGGCGGCCCTGGCGGCGCCCGAGATCATCGAGGTCCCCACCCGGGACGGCGTCACCGTGCGCGTGCTCGTGGTGGCGCCCGCCGAGGCGCCGTCGGCCACCGTCCTGCTCTTCCCCGGCGGCTGGGGCGCCCGCCAGTTCGGCACCGGGGACGGGGGCAGCGTGCGACTCGGGATCAACTTCCTCGTGCGATCCGCGCCGCTCTTCGCAGAGCGCGGGCTTCTCGCGGCTGCCATCGACACCCCGTCCGATCAGCCGGGCGGCATGACCGACGCCTGGCGACTCGGCCCTCAACACGTCACAGACATTCGCAAGGTCATCGATGCACTCCAGGCGCGGGCCCCTGGTCGCATCGTGCTGATAGGCACGAGCCGTGGCACGCTCTCGGCAGCCGCTGTGGGGGCCCGGCTCGATGATCCCCGCGTCTCCGGCGTCGTCCTGACATCATCCATGGTCGAGCACGGGCGTGGCCGCTGGGCGACGGTGTATGAGACTCCTCTCGGCAAGATCAGCGCGCCCGTGTTGATCGTGCACCATCGCGAGGACGACTGCCGGGCCACCCCCATCGGCGCCGCGCTGTCCCTTCCCCGCTGGCTCAAGAAGTCGCCTCGGGTGGATTTCGTCGAGGTCTCCGGAGGCGATCCCGCGATCTCCGACTCCTGCGAGCCGCTGGCCGCCCACGGCTATCTCGGCCGCGAGGCCCAGGTCATTCAGGTCATCGCCGACTGGATAGCCGGCCGGCCCGTCCCGAAACAGGTGCGTTAG